A section of the bacterium genome encodes:
- a CDS encoding class I SAM-dependent methyltransferase: MKSPTRKMAVPHQPTSLRAADVAHETLRTFSLTHNYNIWVMDMISPHVGHKTLEVGCGIGNLTFYLQDLSDLVCIDISDLYLAHMQVDFPDLKLLKCDLGSDALRELKPERFDTVVCVNVLEHIEDDRKALANLFEILEPGGRLLLHVPALSALYGTLDRNLDHYRRYSRKGLLSLLNEIGFEIEQLNYCNPIAALGWFWNSRVLRKTALESWPTILFDKLVPLIAAVERRFKPPFGMSLFAVARKSERS; the protein is encoded by the coding sequence GTGAAGTCGCCAACGCGGAAGATGGCCGTGCCTCACCAGCCAACCAGTCTGCGCGCTGCGGACGTGGCGCACGAGACGCTGAGAACGTTCTCGCTCACCCACAACTACAACATATGGGTGATGGACATGATTTCGCCCCATGTCGGACACAAGACGCTCGAGGTCGGCTGCGGCATCGGCAATCTGACCTTCTACTTGCAGGACCTGTCCGATCTCGTCTGCATCGACATCTCGGACCTCTACCTCGCGCATATGCAGGTTGACTTTCCGGACCTCAAATTGCTGAAGTGCGACCTCGGCAGCGACGCACTGCGCGAGTTGAAGCCGGAGCGTTTCGACACCGTCGTCTGCGTGAACGTGCTTGAACACATCGAGGATGACCGTAAAGCACTCGCCAACCTGTTCGAGATCCTTGAGCCGGGTGGCCGGCTGCTGCTGCACGTACCGGCGCTCTCCGCGCTCTACGGCACGCTCGACCGCAACCTCGACCACTATCGGCGTTACAGCCGGAAAGGACTCCTGTCCCTTCTCAATGAGATTGGCTTTGAGATCGAGCAGCTCAACTACTGCAATCCGATCGCCGCGCTCGGCTGGTTCTGGAACTCCCGCGTCCTGCGCAAGACCGCGCTTGAGAGCTGGCCGACAATTCTCTTCGACAAACTCGTGCCGTTGATTGCCGCGGTCGAGCGGCGGTTCAAGCCGCCGTTCGGAATGTCACTTTTCGCTGTGGCGCGGAAGTCTGAACGGTCATAG
- the plsY gene encoding glycerol-3-phosphate 1-O-acyltransferase PlsY — protein MPVGVWSLLAGAAFGSIPFGYFAGRLNHIDIRRHGSGNIGFTNVQRTIGWAWAVPVLLLDAAKGLFPTAIAHGVGLVPALVGIGAIIGHVFCPWLGFKGGKGVATTVGVAVYLCPRSLLAGLGVYIAVLAATGFISLSSLALAVVLPILTAVFYRHSILLLVFAVCTALIIVARHSSNMRRLVAGTEPRLGLWLKLFRRR, from the coding sequence ATGCCGGTAGGCGTCTGGTCACTCCTGGCCGGTGCCGCCTTCGGCTCCATCCCGTTCGGCTACTTTGCGGGCAGGCTGAATCACATTGACATTCGTCGGCACGGCTCCGGGAACATCGGGTTCACCAACGTCCAGCGTACAATCGGCTGGGCCTGGGCGGTGCCGGTTCTGTTGCTTGACGCTGCAAAGGGCCTGTTCCCGACCGCGATTGCCCATGGTGTTGGCCTGGTACCTGCACTCGTGGGAATTGGCGCTATTATCGGCCACGTCTTCTGCCCCTGGCTCGGATTCAAAGGAGGCAAAGGCGTAGCGACAACGGTCGGCGTTGCCGTCTATCTTTGCCCGCGTAGCCTGCTCGCGGGACTGGGCGTCTACATCGCGGTACTCGCCGCAACCGGTTTCATATCCCTATCCTCGTTGGCGCTTGCAGTTGTTCTGCCTATTCTGACCGCCGTGTTCTACCGGCACAGCATCCTCCTGCTGGTCTTTGCCGTCTGCACGGCGCTAATCATCGTCGCCAGACACTCTTCCAACATGCGTCGCCTCGTTGCGGGAACCGAGCCACGCCTAGGGCTCTGGCTCAAGTTGTTCAGGAGAAGATGA
- a CDS encoding NAD(P)H-dependent glycerol-3-phosphate dehydrogenase — MRIAFVGSGRWALALGVRLAANGHEISLWEFSRANLERLTTTRRHPDLPEDVPATISVTDDLAGTVSAAQVIVLAVPSETLAGAVQQVKALNPKPQALVTVTKGIDPRTLKRLSVTITDALPALPVVVLAGPGIPYDLALGDPTSLVAASVSETAAAMVRDAFTGGNLRVYSHGDVVGVELGAALKNVIAIAAGVADGIGLGINAKAALLTRGLAEITRLGLAFNANPLTFAGLSGMGDLIVTAFSDHSRNHVLGVAIGRGETIAGALSGLSGVAEGATTARSARSLAGSQRIEMPITEEVYRMLYEGASPHDSMARLLRRSPRQEIWK; from the coding sequence ATGAGAATCGCTTTCGTCGGATCCGGCCGCTGGGCACTCGCGCTCGGAGTCAGACTGGCGGCAAACGGACATGAGATCTCACTATGGGAGTTCAGCCGTGCAAACCTGGAACGTCTCACGACGACTAGGCGTCACCCTGACCTGCCCGAAGACGTCCCGGCGACGATTTCTGTAACCGACGACTTGGCAGGCACCGTCTCGGCCGCGCAGGTGATTGTGCTCGCCGTGCCTTCAGAGACGCTGGCCGGTGCAGTCCAACAGGTCAAGGCTTTGAATCCGAAACCTCAAGCGCTGGTAACCGTCACCAAGGGCATTGACCCCAGAACTCTCAAACGGCTGTCGGTCACGATTACCGACGCCCTGCCCGCGCTTCCGGTCGTCGTGCTGGCCGGTCCGGGCATCCCCTACGACCTCGCTCTTGGCGACCCGACCTCGCTGGTCGCGGCATCAGTCAGCGAAACCGCAGCCGCGATGGTGCGGGACGCGTTCACCGGCGGCAACCTGCGGGTCTACTCACATGGAGACGTAGTGGGTGTCGAGCTTGGTGCGGCTCTGAAGAACGTCATTGCCATCGCCGCCGGCGTGGCCGACGGCATCGGCCTGGGTATCAACGCCAAAGCGGCTCTACTGACCCGAGGACTTGCCGAGATCACCCGTCTCGGCCTCGCATTCAATGCCAACCCTCTGACCTTTGCCGGGCTATCGGGCATGGGCGACCTGATAGTAACTGCCTTCTCCGACCACTCCCGCAACCACGTTCTGGGAGTCGCAATCGGCCGTGGCGAAACGATAGCCGGAGCACTGTCCGGTCTGTCGGGAGTTGCCGAGGGCGCGACCACCGCCCGCTCGGCCCGAAGCCTGGCCGGCAGCCAGCGAATCGAGATGCCGATCACCGAAGAGGTCTACAGGATGCTGTATGAAGGCGCCTCCCCGCACGACAGCATGGCGCGGCTGCTGCGAAGGAGCCCGCGTCAGGAAATTTGGAAATGA
- a CDS encoding MerR family transcriptional regulator encodes MTRGKHYLVTEVCRRLGIKPHILRYWEHEFGIKPDRNSAGRRMYNEAQLERLQLIKHLIRTEKLTVSGARRQLAKMSAQATEPAASSDQRQTLLWLKRELLAIKAQLEAGLGQ; translated from the coding sequence ATGACTCGGGGCAAGCACTACTTGGTCACTGAGGTCTGCCGGAGGCTTGGCATCAAGCCCCACATCCTCCGTTACTGGGAACACGAATTCGGCATCAAACCCGACCGTAACTCCGCCGGCCGCCGCATGTACAACGAGGCCCAGCTTGAGCGTCTGCAGCTCATCAAACACCTGATCCGTACCGAGAAACTGACTGTGTCCGGCGCCCGCCGTCAGCTTGCCAAGATGTCGGCCCAGGCGACCGAACCCGCGGCCTCCAGCGACCAGCGCCAGACCCTTCTCTGGCTCAAGCGAGAACTCCTGGCGATCAAGGCTCAGCTCGAAGCCGGACTGGGTCAGTGA